Part of the Geodermatophilus obscurus DSM 43160 genome is shown below.
CACGGATCCCCGAGAGCCAAGAGCTCTTCCATGGACTTCCTTCCGGGACGCAGGCGCTCTACGCGTGCAGCAGGCCTTGGGTCAGCGCAGTCGCACCGGCAGCCGGGTCAGGCCGCGCATCAGGATGCTCTGCCGCCAGGTCAGCTCGCCGGGGTCGACGGCGAGGACCAGGTCGGAGAACCGGGCGAGCAGCGTCCGGAACGCCACCTCGCCCTCGAGCCGGGCCAGCGGGGCGCCGAGGCAGTGGTGGATGCCGTGCCCGAAGGCCAGGTGCGAGGCCTCGCGGTGCAGGTCGAGCTCGTCGGGGGCGGCGTAGTGGTCCGGGTCCCGGTTGGCCGACGCCAGGGACACCAGCACCACCTCGCCGGCCGGGATGGTCGTCCCGCCCACCTCGACGGGCGCCGTGGTGTGCCGGTAGGTGGCCAGGTTGACCGGCCCGTCCAGGCGCAGGAACTCCTCCACCGCGGCGGGGACCAGGGCGGGGTCGGCGCGCAGCTCCGCGAGCCGGTCCGGACGGCGCAGCAGCGCCAGGACGCCGTTGCCGATGAGGTTGACCGTCGTCTCGTGGCCGGCGACCAGCAGCAGGAAGGCCATCGACACGGTCTCGTCGAACGAGAGCCGGTCGGCGTCCTCGGCGGCCGCGACGATCGCCGACAGCACGTCGTCCGCCGGTCGCGCCCGCTTCTGCGCCACCAGCGCGGTCAGGTACCCCGCCATGGCCGTCCCGGCGGCGGTGCGCTCGTCGACGGTGCCGTCGGAGGCCAACAGCGTGTTGGACCAGCGGCGGAACGACGTTCGCTCGCCCTCCGGCACGCCGAGCAGCTCGCAGATCACGCCCATGGGCAGGGGGAAGGCGAAGGCGTCCAGCAGGTCGACCTCCGCCGGCCCGGCGGCCATCCGGTCGGCGAGCCGGCCGGCGATCGCTTCCACCTGCGGGCGCAGGGCGGAGACGGCGCGCACCGTGAACGCCCGGCTGACCAGCTTGCGCAGCCGGGTGTGGTCGGGCGGGTCGGTGCTGAGCAGGTGCCGGTTGAGCTCCTGGGTGAAGGCCACGCGAGAACCCGACGGCAGCGGCTTGCTCTCCAGCACCCGGGAGAACCCGTCGGCGTCCTTGGCGAGCCGCGGGTCGGTGAGGGCCTCCCGGACGTCGTCGTAGCGGGTGACCAGCCAGACCGGGAGGCCGACCGGGGTCACCGCTCGCGCGACCGGCTCCTCGACGCGCAGCCGTGCGTAGAGGGCGTGCGGATCGGCGAAGAAGGCCGCGTCGAGCGGCACCACCCGGTCGGCGGTCAGGGTCCCGTCGGTGCGCCCGTCGTCCATCGCCCGAGGCTGTCGGGCGTGCGCGGCGGGCACCAGGTGCGGAGGTCCCGGGTGGTCAGGCGGACGCGGGGGCGCGCCGGGCGAAGGCCGGCGCGTGCTCCGGCCGCAGCCCCACCCCGATCAGGTACGCCGGGACGACGGACAGCTGCGGGAACCGGTGCACCAGCGCGAGCACCGGCTTGGGCGGACCGGCCCGCCGTCCCTCGACTAGCGGGCCCACGAAGCCGCGGTGCATCGCCCGCTGGAGGGTCTGCACGGCCACGGTCGGCAGGATCCGGCGGGCGCGCACGGCGGCCAGGTCGGAGGGGGCCACGGTGCCGTTCCGCAACGGCTCGGCCAGCAGGGTCGCGGCGGCCACGGCGTCCTGGACGGCGAGGTTGATGCCGACGCCACCGACCGGCGACATCGCGTGCGCGGCGTCCCCGATGCACAGCAGCCCGTCGACGTGCCACTGCACGAGCCGGTCGACCCGCACGTCGAGGTGCTTCACGTCGTCCATCGATGCCAGCTCGTCCACCCGGTCCCGGAACTCGGGGATGAGCTCGGCGACGTCCGCGCGGAACGCCTCGATGCCGCGGGCCCGCAGCTGGGCGTCGGTGCCCTTGCGGCCGACGTAGGCCACCTGCAGGAACGTCTCGCGCGGGATGACGATGGCGAACCGGCCCGGGGCCGCGTGCGGGGCCAGGGCGTCGGGGTGGTCGTCCGGCCTGCGGGGGAGCCGGAACCACCAGACGTCGATGGGGACGGCGAACTCCCGGGGGCGTAGACCCGCCTGCCGCCGCGCGAGGGAGTGCCGGCCGTCGCAGGCCACGGTGAGGTCGGCCCGGATCTCGCCGGTGGTGCCGTCCGTGGTGCGGTACCGCACGCCGCAGACCCGGTCGTCCTCGCGGATCAGGTCGGTCATCTCCGTCTGCATGCGCAGCGTGAAGGTCGGCTCCCGGCGTCCGGCGTCGGCGAGCAGGTCCAGCAGGTCCCACTGCGGCGTCATCGCGATGTAGGGGTAGGGGACGTGCAGTCGGCGGAAGTCCCCGAGGGTCACGGTGTCCCCGTCGGCCGTGGGGATGACGACCTGCTCGACCTTCGTGTGCGGCAGCCGGTCGAACTCCTCGGCGAGGCCGAGTTCGTCGAGCAGCTGCAGCGTCGAGGGGTGCACGGTGTCGCCGCGGAAGTCGCGGAGGAAGTCCGCGTGCTTCTCCAGCACCGTCACCTCGACGCCCGCGCGGGCCAGGAGCAGCCCCAGGACCATCCCGGCCGGGCCGCCCCCGACCACCAGGCACGTCGTGCGCTCACCCATCGCCGGCCTCCCTCGGGGTGTCCGCTACCGGACGGGTGCGGTCCGGCACCGCCGATCCTCCCGCGCCCAGGGTGCCCGGCACCACGGTCCGGTGCGCGCCGCGTCGCCCGGCCGCCGGTGGGGGCGGAGCGCCCGGCTGCGGCGTATGTGACGACCTTGCACATCCCCTCGACGTGCGCTGTGCGGAGGACGCCGCCCGTCCTCCGCACAGCACTACCGCCCCGGACCGGCCCGCCGGCGCCGAAGGGTCAGACGCCGGGAGCCGCGTGCGGGAGCCTCAGGGCTTGACGGCGAGCACGGGGCGGTCGGCGTCGAGCAGGATCCGCTGGGCCGTGCTGCCCATGAGCAGCTTGCCGACCGGCGAGCGCCGGCGCAGGCCGATCACGATCACCGAGGCCTCGATCGCGGCGGCGACGCGCACGACCTCGTCGGCCAGGTCGCCGGTGTGCGCGTCCTGGCGCACCTCGAGGTCGACCCCGGCAGCCCGGGCCCGGGCGGCGAGGTCGCGGACGCCGTCCTCGTCCGCGAGCGCCGCGCTCACCGGTGCCCCCTCGCGCGGGGTGTTGAGGAGGACCAGCCGCGCGTTGCGCCGGCCGGCCTCCTCGACGGCCGCGGTGAAGGCGGCGTCCCCCTCGGGGGTGGGGACGTAGGCGACGAGGACGGTCACACGAGCTCCTTGGTGTCACGACGGGCGTCGGCCCGTCGGCGGGGGAGGGCGGCCCGGATCAGCGGGAGCAGCGCCACGAGGAGGAACAGGACGAGCAGTGTCCCGGAGATGGGCCGGCTGAAGAAGCCGGTCGGGTCGCCGCCGAACAGCAGCAGCGAGCGGCGCAGCGACTCCTCGAGCAGCGCGCCCAGGACGAAGGCGAGCACCAGCGGGCCTGGGTCGAAGCCGAGCTTCTTCATCAGGTAGCCGAGTGCACCGAAGGCGATCACGAGCACGATGTCGAAGACGTCGTTGTTGACCGTGTAGACCCCGACCAGCGTGATGAGCACGGTGATCGGCGCGAGGATCGTCGCCCGCACCCGCAGGATCTTCACGAACAGACCGACCAGCGGGATGCTCATGATCAGCAGCAGGATGTTGCCGACGTACATGGAGTTGACGACGCCCCAGAACAGCTCGGGCTCCTGGTCGACCAGCTGCGGGCCGGGACGCACGCCCTGGATGAGCAGCGCGCCGTAGATGACGGCCATCGTGGCGTTGGCGGGGATGCCCAGGGTGAGCAGCGGGATGAAGGACGACGTGGCGGCCGCGTTGTTGGCCGACTCCGGTGCGGCGACGCCCTCGACGGCACCCCGGCCGAAGCGCTCGGGCGTCTTCGACCGGCGCTTCTCCAGCGCGTAGGAGGCCAGGGAGGCCAGGGTGGCGCCGCCGCCGGGCAGGATGCCGAGGAAGAAGCCGAGGACCGAGCCGCGCCCGATGGCGCCCGAGGACTCCCGCAGGTCCTTCTTGGACGGCCACACGTTGGCCACCGTCGCCGGCGCGTGCACCGCGCGGTGCCGCTCCTCCAGGTTGTAGAGGATCTCGCCCAGGCCGAACAGGCCCATCGCGATCGGCACGAAGTCCAGGCCGTCGGCGAGCGAGAGGCTGTCGAAGGTGAACCGCTCGGCGCCGGTGAACGTGTCGCGGCCGACGGTGGCCAGCAGCAGGCCGACGCAGGCGGCGATCACGGCCTTGAGCCGGTCCCCGCTGCTGACGGTGGCGACCAGCAGGATGCCGAGCAGTGCCAGGGCCGTGTACTCCGGCGGGCCGAAGTCCAGGGCGAAGCCGGCCACCAGTGGGGCGACGAAGGAGAGCGCGACGATCGAGACGGTGCCGCCGATGAACGAGCCGACCGCGGCGATGCCCAGCGCGGTCCCGGCCCGGCCGTTGCGGGCCAGGGCGTGGCCGTCGAAGACGGTGACGACCGAGGAGGCCTCGCCGGGGAGCCGCAGCAGGACCGAGGTGATCGTGCCGCCGTACTGGGCGCCGTAGAAGATGCCGGCCAGCATGATGATCGCGGTCACCGGCTCGATGCCGATGGTGATCGGCAGCAGGATGGCGATGGTCGCCGCCGGCCCCAGGCCGGGCAGCACGCCGACCAGCATGCCGACGACCACGCCGATCAGGCAGTAGAGCAGGTTGGTCGGCTCGAGCACGACGCCGAAGCCGTCGAGCACCGGGGCGAGGTCCACGGCGTCTCCTAGAACAGGTGCGGGATGGGGACCGAGAGGGCGGCCACGAAGATGAGGTAGAAGGCGACCACCATGGCGAGGCTCGCGACGATGGACGTGCGCCAGCTCTCGCGCCCGAGGAAGCGGAGCCAGACGAAGGCGAGCAGCGCGGCGGGGATCTCGAAGCCGATGACCGAGATGACCGCGACGAAGACGACCATCGTGGCCAGACCCGCCAGCACCAGCCAGCTGGTGCGGCTGAAGCGCTCGGCGTCGGTGGTGCGCCGGGCGGTCGCGACGAGCGCCAGGCCGAGGACGAGGACCACGACGCTGACCAGGAGCGGCCAGGTGCCCGCCGCCGGGCTGCCGGCGCTGCCGACGTCGAGGGCCAGCGAGCCGGCGACCGCGGCGACCCCGAGGACGACGACGGCGGCGGCGACGACCAGGTTGCCCAGCAGCCCGGCGGCCGGCGGGCGGCCCTCGTGCTCCTCGGCCTCCACCTGGTGGATGGCCTCCTCGAGGTCGAACTCCCCGGCGGCGGGCTCCACCGGCGGCACCCCCGGGTCGGCCGGGGGGGTGGCCCCGGCGGCCGTGGAGCCGCCGGGGCGCCCCGGGACGTGCGCCCCGCCTGCGGGAGAGGTCACGAGTCCCCGCCGAGGTCGATCGAGTACTGCTCGACGACGCCGCGGTACCGCTCCAGGTTCGAGGTCCACGTCTCGCGGACCTCCTCGCCGTCGACCTCGTTCGGCGTCAGCTGGTTGTCCTCGTTGAACTGCTGGTAGGCCTCGGACCCGAACGCGGTCTGGAACGACGCCTGCAGGGTCCCGAGGACGTCCTCCGGCGTGCCCTTCGGGGCGAAGACCGCGCGGGACTGCTGGACCGGCGCGTCGTAGCCCGCCTCGACGGCGGTCGGGGTGTCGGGCAGGTAGCTGACCCGCTCCTCGGCGAAGGTCACGATCGGGGTCAGCTCGCCGGCCTCGATCTGCTCGATGGCCTCGCCCAGCTGGATGGAGCCGACGTCGACCTGGCCGCCCAGCACGGCGGTGAGGGTCGGGGAGCCGCCGTCGAAGGGGACGGCGGTGGCCTCGATGCCGGCCTGCGCGAAGAGCAGCTCCTGGGACAGCTGGCTGCCGGTGCCCACGCCCGTCGTCCCGAACGTGATCGGGCGCCCGGCGGCGGCGAGGTCCTCCACGGTCGTGAAGCCGGAGGACGGCGCGGTCACCAGCACGTAGTCGTCCTGGCTGATGCCGGTGACGATCTCGTAGTCGGCGATGTCGGGCGCCTCGCCCTCGGCGACGGCCAGCGGCGTGATGTAGGCCAGGCTGCCGTTGTAGACCATCAGGGTGTGACCGTCGGGCTCCGCGCCGGCCAGCTCCTGGGCGGCGAGCGCGCCGTTGGCGCCGGGCCGGTTCTCCACGGTGACGGGGACGCCGAGGTCGTCGGAGACCTCGTCGGCCAGCGCGCGGGCGATCAGGTCGGTGCTGCCGCCCGGGTCCTGGCCGACGAGCACGGTGATCGGGTCACCGCCCGGGAACTCCTCGCCTTCGGCGGACCCCCCACCGCCGACGTTGCCGCCACAGGCGGCCAGCGAGAGGGCGAGGGCGAAGCCGGTGCCGGCCGTCGCCCAGCGGCGCGCGCGGTTGTTCGTGGTCATGAGAGTTCTCCTCGGAGAGCAGCCGTGGCCGGGCCGCGGGCGGTGTGAGTGGCGTCACGGACGCCTGGTCGTCGGCGAGCCTAAGAAGCCTTCCTCATGCCTGTCCAAATCCATTGAGGCATCGATTGATACCTTGGCAGCATGGCATTCACGCTCGAGCAACTCCGCGGGTTCGTGGCTGTGGCCGATGAGCTGCACTTCGGCCGGGCTGCGGCGCGGCTGAAGATGACCCAACCCCCGCTGAGCCGGCAGATCCAGAAGCTCGAGCGGGTCGTCGGCGCCCAGCTGCTCGAGCGGGACAACCGCCGGGTGACCCTGACCGCCGCGGGTCAGGTCTTCCTCGTCGAGGCGCGGCGGCTGCTCGGCCTGGCCGACTCCGCACCCGAGCTCGCCCGCAGGGTCTCCTCCGGGGCCAGCGGTGTGGTGCGCATCGGCTTCACCGCCGCCTCGACCTACGGCGTCCTCGGCCGGCTGCTCAACGACCTGGCGGCCGAGCTGCCCGACGTCGACGTCGACCTCAGCGAGATGGTCACCCGCGAGCAGGTCGCCGGGCTGCTCAACGAGGAGGTCGACCTGGGCCTGGGGCGTCCGCCCTTCGACGAGGAGGCGTTCGGCAACCGGCTCCTGCATCGCGAGGCGCTGCTCGTGGCCGCCCCGGTGGGCCACCGGCTGCTGGAGCTGGGCCGGCCCGTGACGGCCGCGGACCTGGCCTCGACGCCGGTGGTCATGCACTCGCCGACCCAGGCGAAGTACTTCTACGACCTGGTCGCCCGCGTCGCGCCCGTCGCCGCCGAGAACACGGTGCACACGGTGAGCCAGGTGCTCACCATGCTCTGGCTGGTGGCGGCCGGTCGCGGGGTGGCGTTCGTCCCGGCGTCCGCCGCGCGGCTGCCGATCGAGGGCGTGGCCTTCGTCCGGCTGGAGACGTCGGTGCCCCAGCCGGTCGAGCTGCACCTGCTCTGGGCCAAGGACTCCAAGAACCCCGCGCTGTGGCGGACGCTCGCGGTGCTGGAGCGCCGGGCCGGGCGACTCTGATACCGGCCAGGCATCGAGTGATGCCAAAGTGCACTTGGACGTGCATCGTCTGACCTTCCTACGGTGGCCGCGACCACAGCCCGTGCCGCCGGAGGACCCCGGTGCGGACCCGTCGGACCCAAGGACACGATCTCCGTGACGCTGCTGCCCCCGGATGCCCTCGCTGACCGGCTCAAGTCCGGCCTGCTCTCCTTCCCGGTGACCCACTTCGACGCCGACCTGCAGTTCGACGAGGCCCGGTACCGCGAGCACCTGGCCTGGCAGGCGGGCTTCGACGTCGCCGGCCTGTTCGCGGCGGGCGGGACCGGCGAGGGCTTCTCGCTGACCCCGGAGGAGATCGACCGCGTCGTCCGCGTCGCCGTCGACGAGGTGGCCGACCGGGTGCCGGTCATCGCACCGGCCACCGGCGGGACCGCCGTCTCCGTCGCCCAGGCCCAGGCCGCCGAGGCCGCCGGCGCCTCCGGGCTGCTGCTCTTCCCGCCCTACCTCACCGAGGCCAGCCAGCGGGGGCTCGTCGAGCACATCAGCGCCGTGTGCCGCGCCACCGACCTGGGCGTCATCGTCTACAGCCGCGCGAACGCCGTGCTGATCGACACCACCGTGGCCGAGGTCGCCGAGCGCAACCCCAACCTGATCGGCCTCAAGGACGGGGTGGGTGACATCGAGCAGATGACCCGCACGTACGCCCGTGTCGGCGACCGGCTGATCTACGTCGGCGGGCTGCCCACGGCGGAGACCTTCGCCCTGCCGCTGCTGCAGCTGGGGGTGACCACGTACTCCTCGGCGCTCTACAACTTCCTGCCCGAGTTCGCGCTCCGCTTCTACGCCGCGGTGCGCGCCCAGGACCGCACCGCCGTCTACCAGATGCTCAACGACTTCGTCCTGCCGTACCTGGACATCCGGGACCGGGCCAAGGGCTACGCGGTCTCCATCGTCAAGGCCGGCCTCACCGCGGTCGGCCGCGACGGCGGCCGGGTCCGCCCGCCGCTGGCGGACCTCACCGAGGCCGAGCTCGCCGAGCTCGCCGCCCTGGTCGACAAGGTCTCCTGAACCCACCCACCGAGAGGACGGCGAGGACTCCGATGCCGACCGGCCGCACGCCCACCGTCGCCCGCGTCGAGGTGGTGCCCGTCGCCGGGCACGACAGCATGCTGCTCAACCTCAGCGGCGCGCACGGCCCCTTCTTCACCCGCAACATCGCGATCGTCACCGACAGCGAGGGCCGGACCGGCGTCGGTGAGGTCCCCGGTGGCGAGGCGATCCGCCGCACCGTCGAGGACGCCGGTGCGCTGCTCGCCGGGCAGCCGGTCGCCCAGTACGGCCGGCTGCTGCGGCAGGTGGCGGCCACCTTCGCCGACCGGGACGCCGGCGGCCGCGGCCTGCAGACCTTCGACCTGCGGACGACGATCCACGCGGTCACCGCGCTGGAGTCCGCCCTGCTCGACCTGCTCGGCCAGCACCTGGAGGTGCCGGTGGCCGAGCTGCTCGGCGAGGGCCAGCAGCGCGACAGCGTGCCGATGCTGGGCTACCTCTTCTACGTCGGCGACCGGTCGGCCACCGACCTGCCCTACCTGGCCGAGCCCGACCCGGCCGACGACTGGGAGCGGCTGCGCCGCGAGCCGGCGCTGACCCCGGAGGCCGTCGTCGCGCTCGCCGAGGCCGCGCAGGCCCGCTACGGGTTCTCCGACTTCAAGCTCAAGGGCGGGGTGCTCGCCGGGAGTGAGGAGGTCGCCGCCGTCCGGGCGCTGGCGCAGCGGTTCCCCGACGCCCGGGTCACCCTGGACCCCAACGGCGGCTGGCTGCTGGCCGAGGCGATCGAGCTCTGCCGCGACCTGCACGGGGTGCTGGCCTACGCGGAGGACCCGGTGGGCGCCGAGGGCGGCTACTCGGGCCGGGAGACCATGGCGGAGTTCCGCCGGGCGACCGGCCTGCCCACCGCGACCAACATGGTCGCCACCGACTGGCGGCAGATGGCCCACGCCGTCCGCGCGGGCGCGGTCGACATCCCGCTGGCCGACCCGCACTTCTGGACCATGCGCGGCTCGGTCCGCGTCGCCCAGCTCTGCTCGGACTTCGGCCTGACCTGGGGCTCGCACTCCAACAACCACTTCGATGTGTCGCTGGCGATGTTCACCCACGTCGGCGCCGCCGCCCCGGGGCAGATCACCGCCCTGGACACGCACTGGATCTGGCAGGACGGGCAGGCGTTGACCCGCGAGCCCCTGCAGATCCGCGACGGCGCGATCGCCGTCCCCACCGCACCGGGGCTGGGCGTCGAGCTCGACCGCGACGCCCTCGCCGCCGCGCACGAGCTGTACCTCGAGCACGGTCTCGGCGCGCGGGACGACGCCGTGGCGATGCAGTACCTCGTCCCCGGCTGGGCGTTCGACCCCAAGCGCCCCTGCCTCGTCCGTTGAGCCTCGTCCGTTGAGCCTCGTCCGCCGACCCACGTCTGGAGATCCGAGATGACGACGACCGTGCCCGCCCCGCCGCGGTCCACCGCCCCGGCGGTGCTCGACCGGATCGAGTCGGTGACCCTGTCCTCGGTCACCCTGCCGCTGCCCAACCCGATCAGCGACGCCAAGGTCTTCACCGGCCGGCAGCGCCCGATGACCGAGGTCGCCTTCCTGTTCGCCGAGGTCACCACCGAGGAGGGGCACGAGGGCGTCGGGTTCAGCTACTCCAAGCGGGCCGGCGGCCCGGCCCAGTTCGCGCACGCCCGCGAGGTCGCCCCCGACCTGATCGGCGAGGACCCCAGCGACGTCGGCCGGCTGTGGACCAAGCTCGTCTGGGCCGGCGCGTCGGTGGGCCGCAGCGGCGCCTCGACCCAGGCGATCGCCGCGATCGACGTGGCGCTGTGGGACCTCAAGGCCAAGCGGGCCGGCCTGCCGCTGGCCAAGCTGCTGGGTGCGCACCGCGACTCGGTGCGCTGCTACAACACCTCCGGCGGCTTCCTGCACGAGTCGGTCGAGCAGGTCAGGGACAACGCCACCCGGACCCTCGAACAGGGCATCGGCGGCATCAAGATCAAGGTCGGGCTGCCCGACTCGGCCGAGGACCTGCGCCGGGTCCGCGCCGTCCGTGAGCACCTCGGCGACGGCGTTCCGCTGATGGTCGACGCCAACCAGCAGTGGGACCGGCCGACGGCCATGCGGGTCAGCCGCCGGCTGGAGGAGTTCGACCTGGTGTGGATCGAGGAGCCGCTGGACGCCTACGACGCCGAGGGCCACGCCCAGCTCGCCCGCTCGCTGGACACCGCCATCGCCACCGGGGAGATGCTCACCAGCGTCGCCGAGCACGCCGAGCTGATCCGGCACGGCGCGGTGGACGTGCTCCAGCCCGACGCCCCGCGCATCGGCGGCATCACCCAGTTCCTGAAGCTGGCCACCCTCGCCGACGTCGCCAACCTGCAGCTGGCCCCGCACTTCGCGATGGAGATCCACGCCCACCTGGCGGCGGCCTACCCTCGCGAGCCGTGGGTGGAGCACTTCGACTGGCTGTACCCGCTGTTCAACGAGCGTCTGGAGACCCGCGACGGGCGCATGTACATCTCCGACCGGCCGGGCCTGGGCATCACGCTCAGCGAGCAGGCCCGCGCCTGGACGGTCGACCGCGTCACCGTCGGCGCGGTCCGCTGACTCCCCGTACCGCAGCACTGGAGGCACCGTGTCCGACATCGTGAGCACCGATCCCCGCACCGGCGAGACCGTCGAGGTGGTCGCCCAGGAGACCACCACCGAGGAGGTGGACCGGCTCTGCACGGCCGCGCTCGCCGCGGCCCCCGGCCTGGACGCCCTCGGCCGTGCCGGGCGGGCGGCGCTGCTGCGCGCCCTCGCCGACGCGCTGGAGGCCCGGCGGGACGACGTGGTCGCCGTCGCCGACCGGGAGACCGCCCTCGGCCCGACCCGGCTGAACGGCGAGCTCACCCGCACCTGCTACCAGCTGCGGCTGTTCGCCGAGGTGCTCGACGAGGGCAGCTACCTCGAGGCCGCGATCGACCACGCGGGGGACACCCCGATGGGCCCGCGCCCCGACCTGCGCCGGATGCTGGTGCCGATCGGCCCGGTGGCGGTGTTCGGGGCCAGCAACTTCCCGCTGGCGTTCTCGGTGCCCGGCGGCGACACCGCCTCGGCGCTGGCCGCCGGCTGCCCCGTCGTCGTCAAGGCGCACGGCTCGCACCCGGCGACCTCGCAGCTGGTCTTCGACGTCCTGGACGCCGCGGCCCGCAAGGCCGGCGCGCCCGACGGCACGCTGGGCATCGTGCACGGCCTGCAGGGCGGCGCCGACCTGGTCGCCCACCCGGCGATCCGCGCCGTCGGCTTCACCGGCTCGGTGAACGGCGGCCGCGCCCTGCTGGAGATCATCGAGCGACGCCCCGACCCGGTGCCCTTCTTCGGCGAGCTGTCCAGCCTCAACCCGGTGGTCGTCACGCCGCAGGCCGCCGCCGAGCGCGGGACGACGATCGGCACCGAGCTGGTCGGTTCGTTCACCCTCGGGGGCGGTCAGTTCTGCACCAAGCCCGGCCTGGCGTTCGTGCCGGCGGGGCCCGAGGGCGACGCCGTCGTCGACGCGATGGCCGAGGCGGTGCGCGGCGCCGCTGCTCCG
Proteins encoded:
- a CDS encoding L-talarate/galactarate dehydratase, yielding MTTTVPAPPRSTAPAVLDRIESVTLSSVTLPLPNPISDAKVFTGRQRPMTEVAFLFAEVTTEEGHEGVGFSYSKRAGGPAQFAHAREVAPDLIGEDPSDVGRLWTKLVWAGASVGRSGASTQAIAAIDVALWDLKAKRAGLPLAKLLGAHRDSVRCYNTSGGFLHESVEQVRDNATRTLEQGIGGIKIKVGLPDSAEDLRRVRAVREHLGDGVPLMVDANQQWDRPTAMRVSRRLEEFDLVWIEEPLDAYDAEGHAQLARSLDTAIATGEMLTSVAEHAELIRHGAVDVLQPDAPRIGGITQFLKLATLADVANLQLAPHFAMEIHAHLAAAYPREPWVEHFDWLYPLFNERLETRDGRMYISDRPGLGITLSEQARAWTVDRVTVGAVR
- a CDS encoding aldehyde dehydrogenase (NADP(+)); amino-acid sequence: MSDIVSTDPRTGETVEVVAQETTTEEVDRLCTAALAAAPGLDALGRAGRAALLRALADALEARRDDVVAVADRETALGPTRLNGELTRTCYQLRLFAEVLDEGSYLEAAIDHAGDTPMGPRPDLRRMLVPIGPVAVFGASNFPLAFSVPGGDTASALAAGCPVVVKAHGSHPATSQLVFDVLDAAARKAGAPDGTLGIVHGLQGGADLVAHPAIRAVGFTGSVNGGRALLEIIERRPDPVPFFGELSSLNPVVVTPQAAAERGTTIGTELVGSFTLGGGQFCTKPGLAFVPAGPEGDAVVDAMAEAVRGAAAPVLLNEGIAASYGRISDGLAGAPGVEEIARGGDPSGRGFEAVPRLLQTTAAGLPEQVTEECFGPVSVVARYDGEAELFAALDQMPSSLTATVLRGAGETELPLAVSQELRTRAGRLVYDAYPTGVAVSWAQHHGGPWPSTNSQHTSVGTTAIRRFLRPVTWQGAPQEVLPAELTDDFRGIPRRIDGVLELPR